Genomic segment of Photobacterium profundum SS9:
GGAACTGATCTAAGGATCAACGATCAAGAGAGTTAACTTTCATTTCATTAGTATTGACGATGACTCTTTTTGAACAACATCAATTACCCTGTATCCTTGAATCAAGATTATCTAAGCGTTATCAGACCCTTATAATGGAACACATGACAGTTAATTCTAGCAATGCACCAGGTGTAAAATCTCTTCGCCACCACACACAATCATGGGCATCGACACAAGCAACATGGCGTTTTTATCATAATGAGGATGTGACTTTTCCTATGCTAAGTGGCCCGATGCTGGGACTTGCTCGTTCTGGTGTGAAAGAAAGTCAAAGTCGATATGTATTAATGGCTCATGATTGGTGCCATATCAATTTCGCTAAACATCATAGTAAGTTAGATAAAACTAAGATGTCACACGCTCTCGATGTTGGCTACGAACTGCAAGCGTCTTTATTGGTAGACGCAAATACTGGCGCACCCATTGCTCCAGCAGGTCTTAACTTACTGACAAGCAACGGTATTTATCAATGCCGAAGCCAAGAGTTACAACCCAAGCAAAGTCACCTAGATTCACTCTTTGACAGCATTCATTGGCAAGAACAATTACATTTAGACAAGCCCCTGGTGCATGTTGTTGATAGAGAAGCAGATTCAGCGAAAGACTTAAGACGTTTAGGCTCAGTTCACTGGCTAACTCGAACTAAAAAAGGCTCAACGTTCCGTCACGAAGGTCAGTTTAAAACGGCTGAAATCATCAGTCGAACAATCTCCCCAGACTTGAAAGGTGTTATTTCTCTTCGAGGTAAAGAGGGCTATTTGTTTGTTGGTGAAACGACTGTTGAGTTACACCGGAAATCAGAAAAGCTCGCGTCAGCGGCGCCCACCTGTCGCTTTGTTATGAGCCTGGTCACGGATGATGAAGGTAAAGAGCTAGCAAGATGGTATCTGCTGTCTAACGTGTTGGATGTTGATGCAACAGAGATTGCAACGTGGTATTGCCATCGCTGGAATATTGAATCTTGGTTTAAGTTATTGAAGTCAGATGGTCATCAGTTAGAAAAATGGCAGCAAACTACTGCGGAGTCAATATTAAAGCGTCTGATCACAGCCAGTGTTGCAACGACGTTGATATTTAAGCTTTATTCGGACAGCTCGGATGAAGCTAATGAATTTAAAGGTTTTTTGGTTAAGCTGAGTGGTCGTTTAACTAAGCGAACAAAGCCTGTCACTCAGCCATCACTGCTTGCGGGACTATGGGTTTTCCTACAAATGTGTGAAGTACTAGATACCTACACCATGGATGAGATAAACGCGATGAGGCAAATAGCCAGTTCGTTTTTTGCTCAATCTGTGTAGATACCTATGGATAGAAGAGACAATCTAATCAGGCTTAATTGATTCATTGAATATCACAATAAGAGTTGTTTCAGGCAACTCTTATTTTAAAGATAAACAGGATAGCTGTTAAATGTACGAAAATAATAAAACGTTATACCTCCCTTATGCAGGCCCTACTCTGCTAGAAAATGCCCTACTCAACAAAGGCAGTGCATTTTCGCCGGAAGAGAGACAAAACTTCAGCCTGATGGGACTGCTACCAGCAGCAATCGAGTCCATTACCGAACAGGAAGAAAGGGCATACAGCCAATATCAAACTTTCAATGATGATATGGATAAGCATATCTACCTACGCAATATTCAAGACACCAACGAGACTCTCTACTATCGTTTGATTGATAATCATATCGAAGAGATGATGCCAATTATTTATACCCCGACGGTAGGTGCTGCTTGCGAACAATTTTCCAATATTTATCGTCGTGGCCGTGGTCTGTTCCTTGGCTATCCCGATAAAGGCAACATCGTTGACATCTTAAACAACGCAGCTCGTCAGGATGTGAAAATTATCGTTATTACCGATGGCGAACGTATTCTTGGTCTGGGCGACCAAGGCATTGGCGGCATGGGTATTCCTATCGGCAAACTGGCACTATATACCGCTTGTGGTGGTATCAATCCTGCCAACACGTTGCCAATCGTATTGGATGTTGGCACCAATAATACTCAACTTTTATCAGACCCTATGTATATGGGATGGCGCCATCCACGCATTACTGGGCAGGAGTATGATGACTTTGTAGAAGAATTTATTCAGGCCGTAAAGAGCCGCTGGCCAAATGCATTAATTCAATTCGAAGATTTTGCTCAGAAAAATGCCATGCCTCTACTCAACCGTTATAAAGATAAAGTGTGCTGCTTCAATGATGATATTCAAGGAACAGCCGCTGTTACCGTAGGCAGCTTACTTGCCGCCTGCAAGGCCGCCGGTTCCGAGCTTTCCGAACAACGTATTACCTTTGTTGGTGCTGGTTCTGCAGGATGCGGGATTGCAGAGGCTATTGTGGCACAGATGATCGCCGAAGGGCTAAGTGACAGTGCTGCGCGTGCGCGTATCTTTATGGTTGACCGCTGGGGACTACTGACCGACAACATGCAAAACCTACTAGACTTCCAGCAAAAGTTAGCCCAGAAAAGTGCCACCGTCAGTCAGTGGAATGAGACTGGTAACATTTCGCTGCTAGATGTAGTAAGCAATGGTAAGCCAACAGTCCTGATCGGTGTTCCCGGCCTGTTCAGCCAAGAGGTGATCATGGAAATGCATGCCCACTGTAAGCGCCCAATTGTGCTTCCGCTATCAAACCCTACCAGCCGCGTTGAAGCAACACCTTCAGACATTATTCGCTGGACAGAAGGTGACGCACTGATCGCAACAGGCAGCCCATTTGATCCTGTTATTTTTAATGAAAAAACCTATCCTATCGCCCAGTGCAACAACAGTTATATTTTTCCGGGCATTGGTCTTGGTGTTCTGGCATCCGGCGCGACCCGTGTCACGGATGAAATGTTGATGGAGAGTAGCCGTGTTTTAGCCGAATGTTCACCGCTTGCCCAAAATGGCAATGGTGCTTTGCTGCCTCCTTTAAAAGATATCCATCAGGTTTCTCACTGTATTGCTCTGGCCGTGGCCAAAAAAGCTGTTGAGCAAAATAAAGCGCCTCAACGTACTGAAAAGCAATTACTTGAAAAAATCGAAAGTTATTTCTGGAAGCCGGAATACTTAAAATACAAGCGTACTGCGCTATAAGAGCCTCTTAATGTTAGGGGCAGAGAATTTACACACAAAACGTGAATGCATTTGATAGTTGATTTCGGGCTGTAACTAATAAAAAGAGGCTGCTATTTTAATCAGCGGCCTCTTTAATACCAAGATACTAATAGGTATAAGCCTTATTTAGTTTCGACTGCTTTTTGAATTGCAGGGCCAATCTGACGCTTACGTGACGTAACACCATCAAGATATAACCACCCTTCTTTAACATCACCGTCGAACGCTAATTTTGCTACCGACAAATCAGCGGCATCAATCCACAAAAGATTAGCACGCTTATTCTTGGTGTCGGTTACAGAGAAAAAGAGGTGATCCAGTTGATTAGCCTCTTTATGTGATTTCATGGCAGTAACAAACTCATCACGTCGATCAAGCAATTGCTGGGCAGTTAATGTTTCAGCAACACCAATACCCACTTTCTTACCACCAAATTCGAAGTTTTTATAATCCATTGTCAGGATATCTTCAGCGCTAACATGGCTTAGGTCAGATTTAGCTTCCAGCATTTTTTGACCAAACGCTTCTATATCTTTGATACCAGCTTGCAATGCCATTTTTTCAGCGTAAGTATGATCATATTGAGTAGTCGTAGACGATTGGAAAACAACAGTATCAGATAGAATACCCGCTAGAGTTGTACAAGCGACAGACTTTGGTAATTGAAGATTTAAACTTTCAGCGTGATCAGCCAAAATGGTCGCAGCAGAACCCCATGCTCGAATATCGATTGCAGCAACTTGAGACATATTAACGGGTTTACCACCAATCGCATGATGATCGATAATGGCAACAATACTGCTTTCATCTATGGTTTTATGCAATTGCGTTTTCTGATTGAAATCGACTAAGCCTACGGCTTTCTGGCTAAAATCATTCAGCTGTATTGGTGCTTCTGCTTGGCAATATTCCAAAACGAATTGGCTCTCGGGATTAATGGCTTCGGGAACCGCAGCCGTACCACCATAAATATGAGCAGCAAGTATTGCTGACGTCATCGTATCCGTATCTGGACTTAGGTGCCCCGTCCATACCAAATTATCAGTGCTATTTTGCGAAGGGGCAGACAATTCAAATGCTGTTGCACTAGAGCTTGCCAGTACCATTAGCACCAGCAGTTTGTTCATCGTCATGATTGATTCCATTACTATCATTAAATTTTGTAGATGAAATATATGCGTTTTTCATGACATTTAAATGAAACAAATGCTGGTTATATCGAGTGAATCCAATACTTTGTTTATAAACGAGTTAGTACTTTACTTTTGAAAATAGCATCACATTTCTATACTTATAAAAAAGACCGCTATTAGCGACCTTTATAGATTGAAAATAAACGAAATAGCGTAGCTCTACATTACGCTTTTAATATAATTCAGCGCACCCGTTATCGCAGCAACTTGTGCGTTGTTACACTCATCATCATTAACCAATGGGCTATCAGGGTAGACTTCAGTCGTTGTCGCGTACGTACAATCAGTAAAACCACTACACAACCCTAACGCTTTGGTTGCGTAGTTTATAACACCCTCTTGCGTTAGAGGCTCGCCAATGATGTTGCCTTCAGCATCTGCAGGGGCAATATGAGTCACTTTTCTGACTGATTCAATGATGGATTTTTGAAATGCATCCATTGGGTTTTCAGTATCTCCCACTAAATAAAAACCATCGGGAATAATATCAGCGTCATATTCAATTCCATCTCGAGCAGCCAGTGCTGGTCTAAATTCAGACTCATCAGAATCGGTCGTTTCATGTAAATCAATATGCGCCGTAATACTTACACCAAGTGATGCTACAAATTGCATTAAAGCAGCCGATTCTTCTGAAGGGCTATCTTTATAAAACGAACGATTAGGATCGACAGTGTTTGGATTCCATCGATTAATAATTTCGTAGCCCCAAGGGCTAACACACGGCGCAACAACAATATTAAATGCACGGCTGTAGTTCTGTACTTCAGTTTCTAGAAATTTAATTGCACCGTGTACACCGCTAGTTTCATAGCCATGTACGCCACCCGTGACTAAAATTGTCGGCTTACTCAGATCCCACTCTAATGATTTAACAGCATAAAGTGGATATTTTTCGACGTCGTAAGAAAGTGCACCGTATTGAACCAGTTCTAAGCTTTTTTTAAGGGGCTCAAGCTTAGTAACCACTTCCTCAAGGTAAGAACGCTCTATCGTCTGTTTAGCTAACCAAGCCGCTTTTTCTTCTGCTTCCCATTTTTTACCTGGAGTACCAATCGGATATACTAAGCCTGTCATTGTTTTTCCTTTTTTATAATCGTTTTTAACAGCATTACAATTGCTAAAGAGCATAAACATCCTTATCGTTTTAGGCAATTGCTTTGATGAAATGGCAAACCCACTCATATATACCTCAAGATGCTTGGTATAAAGGCCTAAATCCATAGGTATCTACACAAAATGGTTACGAATTAACCAATCGGCCAAGAGAAGGGAACTGATCTAAGGATCAACGATCAAGAGAGTTAACTTTCATTTCATTAGTATTGACGATGACTCTTTTTGAACAACATCAATTACCCTGTATCCTTGAATCAAGATTATCTAAGCGCTGGGGAATCCCCACATAATTTACGCACGATAACTCTTCCTCGCCATTAGAATAAGGGTGCATTGCGCCCAACGTATTGCTGGTTCGTTGATGTGATATTCCAGCCGTCGGAAGACCTCTTTTCCTAGCCTAACAAATGATAAAACTCGTCGGTCTTTTACTGAATTTGCCTGAAAATGACGGTGCCAACCGTTATGCTCTGCAATTATTCCAAACCACCAATAGACCATAGGTATCTACACAAAATGGTTACAAATTAACCAATCGGCCAAGAGAAGGGAACTGATCTAAGGATCAACGATCAAGAGAGTTAACTTTCATTTCATTAGTATTGACGATGACTCTTTTTGAACAACATCAATTACCCTGTATCCTTGAATCAAGATTATCTAAGCGTTATCAGACCCTTATAATGGAACACATGACAGTTAATTCTAGCAATGCACCAGGTGTAAAATCTCTTCGCCACCACACACAATCATGGGCATCGACACAAGCAACATGGCGTTTTTATCATAATGAGGATGTGACTTTTCCTATGCTAAGTGGCCCGATGCTGGGTCTTGCTCGTTCTGGTGTGAAAGAAAGTCAAAGTCGATATGTATTAATGGCTCATGATTGGTGCCATATCAATTTCGCTAAACATCATAGTAAGTTAGATAAAACTAAGATGTCACACGCTCTCGATGTTGGCTACGAACTGCAAGCGTCTTTATTGGTAGACGCAAATACTGGCGCACCCATTGCTCCAGCAGGTCTTAACTTACTGACAAGCAACGGTATTTATCAATGCCGAAGCCAAGAGTTACAACCCAAGCAAAGTCACCTAGATTCACTCTTTGACAGCATTCATTGGCAAGAACAATTAGATTTAGACAAGCCCCTGGTGCATGTTGTTGATAGAGAAGCAGATTCAGCGAAAGACTTAAGACGTTTAGGCTCAGTTCACTGGCTAACTCGAACTAAAAAAGGCTCAACGTTCCGTCACGAAGGTCAGTTTAAAACGGCTGAAATCATCAGTCGAACAATCTCCCCAGACTTGAAAGGTGTTATTTCTCTTCGAGGTAAAGAGGGCTATTTGTTTGTTGGTGAAACGACTGTTGAGTTACACCGGAAATCAGAAAAGCTCGCGTCAGCGGCGCCCACCTGTCGCTTTGTTATGAGCCTGGTCACGGATGATGAAGGTAAAGAGCTAGCAAGATGGTATCTGCTGTCTAACGTGTTGGATGTTGATGCAACAGAGATTGCAACGTGGTATTGCCATCGCTGGAATATTGAATCTTGGTTTAAGTTATTGAAGTCAGATGGTCATCAGTTAGAAAAATGGCAGCAAACTACTGCGGAGTCAATATTAAAGCGTCTGATCACAGCCAGTGTTGCAACGACGTTGATATTTAAGCTTTATTCGGACAGCTCGGATGAAGCTAATGAATTTAAAGGTTTTTTGGTTAAGCTGAGTGGTCGTTTAACTAAGCGAACAAAGCCTGTCACTCAGCCATCACTGCTTGCGGGACTATGGGTTTTCCTACAAATGTGTGAAGTACTAGATACCTACACCATGGATGAGATAAACGCGATGAGGCAAATAGCCAGTTCGTTTTTTGCTCAATCTGTGTAGATACCTATGCCAATAGACCATAAAAGCGAGCAGACCAATGAGCAGCAAAATATCGAACCGTTTAGGATCATGGGTTCGGCTTTGGCGTAAGCCAAAGCCGTATTGCGGACTTTTTAAGTCACGGAACGTTTCTTCAATTTGCATACGTTTGGTGTAGAGCCTGACGATACACCGAGATGAAAATATATCTGTTGGGAGATTAGTCGCCAGCAACCAAGGTTCTAGTGCTGACTTCTTATGGACGGCTTGGGCGGAGAAATGCTCTCGACCTTTTGGTCGGTCTTTACGTTTTTTAGGTGTTTGTTTTTTATAGAGGTGAAGATGACATTGTAATGGTTTTCGTTTGGCAAGCTGTGTGAATCCTACATATTTAGGTTTGCTATTCGCTTTAATAAACAACTGCTTGATGTGTTGCCATTGGTTTTTTATTAAGACGTTTACGTCTCCTCTGACACGTCCAAGATAACACCAATCCATGTCATCAACCTGCCTAAACCAGGTATTACGAAAGCCAGCATCAGTCACGATAATGGGGATGACATGCGAAGGCAAAACAGCTTTGAAATCATCGAGAAACTGCTGATGACTGCGCGGAGAATTGTAGTTTTTAAAGGTAAAAGTTTGCTCGAAAAGCGTAACAGAACGTCCTTCTACAGCAATAGAAGCTCTTAGTACCATGAGTCGTTCGTATTCGCGAATATCAGCCCAATCGACTAAGACAATAGGTTGTGGATTGACCGAACAAAATTGATGACAGTGCCAACGATAAATATCGAGTCTGTCGTGGTGCAGGTGATTGTTACCTAATAAACGGTCAACGCGCTTAATACAGTGTTTCGTTTTGGCCTTTGAAGGAAGCGAACGTCCAAGTAAAGTAAGCGTAAGTGCATCATTGCTAAGCAATGCTTGCACAGAGTCCATGAGTGATTTGAGTCTCTTTTTGTGAATGTTAGGGCATTGATTTTCCAGCGACTCGTGTAGTATTTGAATATCACGCATTCTTGCTTTCAATCTTTTGTGTTTGTGGTGAATTCATTAGATCAGAAGGTAAGGTGCGTGTCTACTGATTGAACTACAAAGGTATTTTGTGGGGATTCGTAAGATCTAAGCGTTATCAGACCCTTATAATGGAACACATGACAGTTAATTCTAGCAATGCACCAGGTGTAAAATCTCTTCGCCACCACACACAATCATGGGCATCGACACAAGCAACATGGCGTTTTTATCATAATGAGGATGTGACTTTTCCTATGCTAAGTGGCCCGATGCTGGGACTTGCTCGTTCTGGTGTGAAAGAAAGTCAAAGTCGATATGTATTAATGGCTCATGATTGGTGCCATATCAATTTCGCTAAACATCATAGTAAGTTAGATAAAACTAAGATGTCACACGCTCTCGATGTTGGCTACGAACTGCAAGCGTCTTTATTGGTAGACGCAAATACTGGCGCACCCATTGCTCCAGCAGGTAACTTCTCAATAAGCCGAGGCAGGGTGGGCTTTCTGGAGCACCAGAGAGCCTAAAGATGGGATTACATTACTTTGAGAAATTCGGTCGTTGAGATATTTCCAGAAGGAAACCCCTAATTTTCGGCACGTTTTTTTCAGGCTGGAAAAGGTATCTCGGCATTGTCGGCCAAGATCACTACGAGTACCTCCACTGACTTTGCGCCGCTTGACCTGCTCCCTTAGATCATTTTCGCTTCCATTTGTATGGATTGGAATTTCTGGTCGTTCCAATACCAGCAATAAGCTTGATTTTAATTTGTTTAACCGCTTTAGTTGCTGATTAAGGAGCTCATAGCGGGTTTTCTGAGTAAATAGCCGATCGAACTCCTTCGACAGAGCTGATTTCTTCGTGTCGCAAGGCTGTTTTTTGTATTCTTTCAGCTCCTTGTAGAACGACCAAATCTCATCACGTACTTGTGCGATGTCTTCTCGATGTCCCTCATTCAACGGAATAAGCTTGTGGACCAACCGCTCCGCATGTACCCAGCACAAACCATGTTGTAGAACCTTAAACTGTCCAGCACCATCACTGATCACAGCGAGTTTACCCAAAGCTTCATTCTCTGACGCGCAACCCAATAGGGCACCTTCAGTCGCTATTTGAATATGCCTTTTTACGACAATACCCAGCTGAACTAGATGAGCAGACCATTCCTCTTCACATCCAAAGTTGGTCACTGGTGTGTTGCTAACAATGCTAACTGGGGGAGCAGGGAGTTTATTTGTCGCCATATAGTTTAGTGCGCAGGTGTTCACCTGATAACCCTTGTTTCCAGCCCGAAGGAGTGACAGGAAGTTGATCCGATTTTTTCGGTCTGAACTTTGAAACCAAGCAAACCACTCATTGCCTATGTGGGTGACAAAACCGTTCTTGCCCTGATGCCTAGCTCCGGTGTCATCTGTTGTGATATAGCCAGTGCTTTGCAGGCCTGCAGCCAGAAGTTCGGCTTTTTCTTCATGCAAATCATCATGATTTTCGGTCAATAAGCGATTTAATTGGCCACTGGAAATATCGATACCCCATTCTCTAAGTTGTTCCAACAACAGAGGCTGAGTGACCTGACATTGATGATACTGATAGAGGATGTAGCTTCTTAGTCGAGTGCCAAAGTGTTGGCCTGCTAGTCCATTAGGCAAGGTAGCGGTAACCGTCGAACCATCAGGTAATAGATAGCAAGCTAAGCGATAACGTACATTGCACGACTGTATCTCTAACTCTTGGACGACAAAATCTCGGTAGCCCTTGAATCGTGCCCCGATAGGTAAAGGTTGTTCTGGCTGGACAATGTTATCCTGATGAATGGTCAGCGTTTGATTTTTGCTACGCTTGGTAGAGCCGGACCGTTTGTTATCAGTCGAGCCTTGGTCTGACTTTTCATCGGTATTTGTGTCGAGTTTACTCGGCTTGAACTTGGGCCGTTTTTTCTGCCCTTTTAGTACGTTGATCTCGTCTTTAAGGAGGGTGATTTCTTCTTGTTGGCGCTCAACCGTATCGGAAAGCTGCTCAATGATCCCAATTAAGCCTTTTACCAAAGGGGTTTGCTCTGACTCTGGAATGTCTGGGAGATTAATTTTCATTGAGACAAAAGGCTCTACGTGGTTAGAGGCTACTATTTTGAAGGTTTGAAAGGATCAATCAAGCCGATCTTAGAGATCCTAACATTAATTTTAAAAACACTATCAGGATCACTCTTCGCTTATGCCCCGACTTATTGAGAAGTTACTCCAGCAGGTCTTAACTTACTGACAAGCAACGGTATTTATCAATGCCGAAGCCAAGAGTTACAACCCAAGCAAAGTCACCTAGATTCACTCTTTGACAGCATTCATTGGCAAGAACAATTACATTTAGACAAGCCCCTGGTGCATGTTGTTGATAGAGAAGCAGATTCAGCGAAAGACTTAAGACGTTTAGGCTCAGTTCACTGGCTAACTCGAACTAAAAAAGGCTCAACGTTCCGTCACGAAGGTCAGTTTAAAACGGCTGAAATCATCAGTCGAACAATCTCCCCATACTTGAAAGGTGTTATTTCTCTTCGAGGTAAAGAGGGCTATTTGTTTGTTGGTGAAACGACTGTTGAGTTACACCGGAAATCAGAAAAGCTCGCGTCAGCGGCGCCCACCTGTCGCTTTGTTATGAGCCTGGTCACGGATGATGAAGGTAAAGAGCTAGCAAGATGGTATCTGCTGTCTAACGTGTTGGATGTTGATGCAACAGAGATTGCAACGTGGTATTGCCATCGCTGGAATATTGAATCTTGGTTTAAGTTATTGAAGTCAGATGGTCATCAGTTAGAAAAATGGCAGCAAACTACTGCGGAGTCAATATTAAAGCGTCTGATCACAGCCAGTGTTGCAACGACGTTGATATTTAAGCTTTATTCGGACAGCTCGGATGAAGCTAATGAATTTAAAGGTTTTTTGGTTAAGCTGAGTGGTCGTTTAACTAAGCGAACAAAGCCTGTCACTCAGCCATCACTGCTTGCGGGACTATGGGTTTTCCTACAAATGTGTGAAGTACTAGATACCTACACCATGGATGAGATAAACGCGATGAGGCAAATAGCCAGTTCGTTTTTTGCTCAATCTGTGTAGATACCTATGGCCTAAATCACCCAGTCTATCGCTCAGGATTTATCCTTTACGAATGCCTAATTTAATATTAACTAAAATAAATCGACCAAATCAGAGCGATTTAATTGCGAATACAACCAAATGGTTTACATATTAGCCGGTTAGAAATATAAGGGGTTTACAACACAATCTGTATTCACTATTATCCTTCGCACTCAGGAGAGATGGCTGAGTGGTCGAAAGCACCGGTCTTGAAAACCGGCAAGGGTTTATAGCCCTTCTA
This window contains:
- a CDS encoding IS4-like element ISPpr4 family transposase is translated as MTMTLFEQHQLPCILESRLSKRYQTLIMEHMTVNSSNAPGVKSLRHHTQSWASTQATWRFYHNEDVTFPMLSGPMLGLARSGVKESQSRYVLMAHDWCHINFAKHHSKLDKTKMSHALDVGYELQASLLVDANTGAPIAPAGLNLLTSNGIYQCRSQELQPKQSHLDSLFDSIHWQEQLHLDKPLVHVVDREADSAKDLRRLGSVHWLTRTKKGSTFRHEGQFKTAEIISRTISPDLKGVISLRGKEGYLFVGETTVELHRKSEKLASAAPTCRFVMSLVTDDEGKELARWYLLSNVLDVDATEIATWYCHRWNIESWFKLLKSDGHQLEKWQQTTAESILKRLITASVATTLIFKLYSDSSDEANEFKGFLVKLSGRLTKRTKPVTQPSLLAGLWVFLQMCEVLDTYTMDEINAMRQIASSFFAQSV
- a CDS encoding NAD-dependent malic enzyme, yielding MYENNKTLYLPYAGPTLLENALLNKGSAFSPEERQNFSLMGLLPAAIESITEQEERAYSQYQTFNDDMDKHIYLRNIQDTNETLYYRLIDNHIEEMMPIIYTPTVGAACEQFSNIYRRGRGLFLGYPDKGNIVDILNNAARQDVKIIVITDGERILGLGDQGIGGMGIPIGKLALYTACGGINPANTLPIVLDVGTNNTQLLSDPMYMGWRHPRITGQEYDDFVEEFIQAVKSRWPNALIQFEDFAQKNAMPLLNRYKDKVCCFNDDIQGTAAVTVGSLLAACKAAGSELSEQRITFVGAGSAGCGIAEAIVAQMIAEGLSDSAARARIFMVDRWGLLTDNMQNLLDFQQKLAQKSATVSQWNETGNISLLDVVSNGKPTVLIGVPGLFSQEVIMEMHAHCKRPIVLPLSNPTSRVEATPSDIIRWTEGDALIATGSPFDPVIFNEKTYPIAQCNNSYIFPGIGLGVLASGATRVTDEMLMESSRVLAECSPLAQNGNGALLPPLKDIHQVSHCIALAVAKKAVEQNKAPQRTEKQLLEKIESYFWKPEYLKYKRTAL
- a CDS encoding manganese-dependent inorganic pyrophosphatase, with amino-acid sequence MTMNKLLVLMVLASSSATAFELSAPSQNSTDNLVWTGHLSPDTDTMTSAILAAHIYGGTAAVPEAINPESQFVLEYCQAEAPIQLNDFSQKAVGLVDFNQKTQLHKTIDESSIVAIIDHHAIGGKPVNMSQVAAIDIRAWGSAATILADHAESLNLQLPKSVACTTLAGILSDTVVFQSSTTTQYDHTYAEKMALQAGIKDIEAFGQKMLEAKSDLSHVSAEDILTMDYKNFEFGGKKVGIGVAETLTAQQLLDRRDEFVTAMKSHKEANQLDHLFFSVTDTKNKRANLLWIDAADLSVAKLAFDGDVKEGWLYLDGVTSRKRQIGPAIQKAVETK
- a CDS encoding M14 family metallocarboxypeptidase, translating into MTGLVYPIGTPGKKWEAEEKAAWLAKQTIERSYLEEVVTKLEPLKKSLELVQYGALSYDVEKYPLYAVKSLEWDLSKPTILVTGGVHGYETSGVHGAIKFLETEVQNYSRAFNIVVAPCVSPWGYEIINRWNPNTVDPNRSFYKDSPSEESAALMQFVASLGVSITAHIDLHETTDSDESEFRPALAARDGIEYDADIIPDGFYLVGDTENPMDAFQKSIIESVRKVTHIAPADAEGNIIGEPLTQEGVINYATKALGLCSGFTDCTYATTTEVYPDSPLVNDDECNNAQVAAITGALNYIKSVM
- a CDS encoding IS4-like element ISPpr4 family transposase, which encodes MTMTLFEQHQLPCILESRLSKRYQTLIMEHMTVNSSNAPGVKSLRHHTQSWASTQATWRFYHNEDVTFPMLSGPMLGLARSGVKESQSRYVLMAHDWCHINFAKHHSKLDKTKMSHALDVGYELQASLLVDANTGAPIAPAGLNLLTSNGIYQCRSQELQPKQSHLDSLFDSIHWQEQLDLDKPLVHVVDREADSAKDLRRLGSVHWLTRTKKGSTFRHEGQFKTAEIISRTISPDLKGVISLRGKEGYLFVGETTVELHRKSEKLASAAPTCRFVMSLVTDDEGKELARWYLLSNVLDVDATEIATWYCHRWNIESWFKLLKSDGHQLEKWQQTTAESILKRLITASVATTLIFKLYSDSSDEANEFKGFLVKLSGRLTKRTKPVTQPSLLAGLWVFLQMCEVLDTYTMDEINAMRQIASSFFAQSV
- a CDS encoding IS4 family transposase, coding for MRDIQILHESLENQCPNIHKKRLKSLMDSVQALLSNDALTLTLLGRSLPSKAKTKHCIKRVDRLLGNNHLHHDRLDIYRWHCHQFCSVNPQPIVLVDWADIREYERLMVLRASIAVEGRSVTLFEQTFTFKNYNSPRSHQQFLDDFKAVLPSHVIPIIVTDAGFRNTWFRQVDDMDWCYLGRVRGDVNVLIKNQWQHIKQLFIKANSKPKYVGFTQLAKRKPLQCHLHLYKKQTPKKRKDRPKGREHFSAQAVHKKSALEPWLLATNLPTDIFSSRCIVRLYTKRMQIEETFRDLKSPQYGFGLRQSRTHDPKRFDILLLIGLLAFMVYWHRYLHRLSKKRTGYLPHRVYLIHGVGI
- a CDS encoding IS66 family transposase — translated: MKINLPDIPESEQTPLVKGLIGIIEQLSDTVERQQEEITLLKDEINVLKGQKKRPKFKPSKLDTNTDEKSDQGSTDNKRSGSTKRSKNQTLTIHQDNIVQPEQPLPIGARFKGYRDFVVQELEIQSCNVRYRLACYLLPDGSTVTATLPNGLAGQHFGTRLRSYILYQYHQCQVTQPLLLEQLREWGIDISSGQLNRLLTENHDDLHEEKAELLAAGLQSTGYITTDDTGARHQGKNGFVTHIGNEWFAWFQSSDRKNRINFLSLLRAGNKGYQVNTCALNYMATNKLPAPPVSIVSNTPVTNFGCEEEWSAHLVQLGIVVKRHIQIATEGALLGCASENEALGKLAVISDGAGQFKVLQHGLCWVHAERLVHKLIPLNEGHREDIAQVRDEIWSFYKELKEYKKQPCDTKKSALSKEFDRLFTQKTRYELLNQQLKRLNKLKSSLLLVLERPEIPIHTNGSENDLREQVKRRKVSGGTRSDLGRQCRDTFSSLKKTCRKLGVSFWKYLNDRISQSNVIPSLGSLVLQKAHPASAY